The Saprospiraceae bacterium genome includes a window with the following:
- a CDS encoding inorganic phosphate transporter, translated as METFLIIGLIILVILAFSDLVVGVGNDAVNFLNSAIGSKIASFKTIMWVATAGIFIGALSSAGMMEIAREGIFNPEYFSLQDVMIIFLAVMLSDIFLLDAFNTMGMPTSTTVSIIFELLGASVMVAAYKILVGNYPMNWLFNLNDPENGVTGLLNWSKTNTIISGIFLSILIAFVFGTLVMYLSRLLFSFNYKNKLRFTGVIWASFAMLTMCYFIVFKGLKSTYSFEKLHATELQAYIKAVNPNASDLLPDGDIVRITDLKGRVLEFKKIQKSESGSDAIYEVFFGNLKIKQAADYFQKNLYLSLFILLGFWLILLSILERRGINPLKVVVFGGTFSLAMAFAGNDLVNFIGVPLAGLQSYDLFQTANSAVGGTLNPDKYMMVGLKFPIQMPHIYLLIAGLVMVLTLWFSKKARSVTETEVKLGSQEETEENFKSNLLSRLIVRGSIAMSLKLGNLIPLSIQNHVNKRFTSENNDYNPDPPAFDLVRASVNMTMAGMLIAIGTNLKLPLSTTYVTFMVAMGTSLADRAWGRESASYRIAGVINVIGGWFITAFVAFGTAAIIAALLLNFKLAGLIVMVVVLISFILYTGFVHRMKLKKQKQSNEALQSIDLTTDRALQKTAIKLSDSLLRISQAYHLAIHGLLDEDLTKLNEAKKVNSELTGFYSDIKNNLYKAIKKSKLNEKHTAQLYILSNDMMQDILQSLKFILDAADNHVKNAHKPLTNSQKDNILQIESEVLNYLGFVSGSLHSHEYDELGSIKSNKRTIFDHIETSLSYQVEGISKKEYGFKNTDIVLSILLETKDLVAIAVRFSKLLHRITKGESPLGNR; from the coding sequence ATGGAAACATTTTTAATAATTGGTTTAATTATTCTTGTAATACTTGCCTTCTCAGATTTGGTAGTAGGTGTCGGAAATGACGCAGTAAATTTTCTGAATTCTGCCATAGGTTCAAAAATTGCAAGTTTTAAAACCATTATGTGGGTTGCCACTGCGGGTATATTCATAGGAGCCTTGTCTTCTGCCGGTATGATGGAAATTGCCAGAGAAGGTATTTTCAATCCGGAATATTTCTCTTTACAAGATGTAATGATCATATTTTTGGCAGTAATGCTCAGCGATATTTTTCTCCTGGATGCGTTCAATACAATGGGAATGCCAACTTCTACTACCGTTTCCATTATTTTTGAATTATTGGGAGCATCTGTTATGGTGGCTGCTTATAAAATTCTGGTCGGTAATTATCCCATGAACTGGCTGTTCAATTTAAATGACCCCGAAAATGGAGTAACAGGCCTGCTAAACTGGAGTAAAACCAACACTATAATATCCGGCATCTTCTTATCAATATTAATTGCTTTTGTTTTTGGTACTTTGGTGATGTATTTATCCAGACTACTCTTTAGTTTTAACTACAAAAATAAACTAAGATTCACAGGTGTTATTTGGGCTTCCTTTGCAATGTTGACTATGTGTTATTTTATCGTTTTCAAAGGGTTAAAATCTACTTACTCTTTTGAAAAATTACATGCGACTGAACTTCAAGCTTATATAAAAGCTGTGAATCCAAATGCTTCAGACCTTCTACCGGATGGTGATATTGTTCGAATAACAGACTTAAAAGGACGGGTACTTGAATTTAAAAAAATACAAAAAAGTGAATCCGGCTCTGATGCTATTTATGAAGTATTTTTTGGCAATCTGAAAATAAAACAGGCCGCAGACTATTTTCAGAAAAACTTATATTTAAGTCTGTTTATTTTACTTGGATTCTGGTTGATATTATTGTCAATATTGGAAAGAAGGGGTATTAATCCTTTAAAAGTGGTGGTATTCGGCGGAACTTTTAGTCTTGCCATGGCATTTGCCGGAAATGACCTAGTTAATTTTATCGGTGTGCCGTTGGCTGGATTACAATCCTATGATTTGTTTCAAACAGCCAATTCTGCTGTGGGAGGAACTTTGAATCCTGATAAATATATGATGGTAGGATTAAAATTTCCGATCCAAATGCCCCACATCTACCTTTTGATTGCCGGTTTGGTTATGGTTCTTACCTTATGGTTTTCTAAAAAAGCAAGATCCGTGACGGAGACGGAAGTCAAACTCGGATCACAGGAAGAAACAGAAGAAAACTTTAAATCGAATCTTTTATCCAGATTGATTGTACGCGGAAGTATAGCTATGTCGCTAAAGCTTGGTAATTTAATACCATTGTCTATTCAGAATCATGTAAACAAGAGGTTTACTTCAGAAAATAATGATTACAACCCTGATCCTCCTGCATTTGATCTGGTCAGAGCATCTGTCAATATGACGATGGCCGGCATGTTGATTGCAATTGGTACAAATTTAAAATTACCCTTATCGACTACTTATGTAACATTTATGGTTGCGATGGGAACATCTCTGGCGGACAGAGCCTGGGGAAGAGAGTCTGCATCCTACCGGATAGCTGGGGTAATCAATGTAATCGGCGGCTGGTTTATAACAGCATTTGTTGCTTTTGGAACTGCAGCAATCATAGCTGCACTATTATTGAATTTCAAATTGGCAGGATTAATCGTGATGGTTGTTGTACTTATTTCATTTATTCTATATACGGGTTTCGTACACAGGATGAAACTCAAAAAACAAAAACAATCCAACGAAGCATTGCAATCCATTGACCTAACCACAGACAGAGCACTTCAAAAAACTGCGATAAAACTTTCAGATAGTCTTTTGAGAATTTCACAGGCATATCACCTGGCTATTCATGGGCTTTTAGATGAAGACCTCACTAAACTAAATGAAGCAAAAAAAGTAAATTCAGAATTAACAGGATTTTATTCTGACATAAAAAACAACTTGTATAAGGCTATAAAAAAATCAAAATTAAATGAAAAACATACTGCGCAACTATACATTTTAAGTAATGACATGATGCAGGATATTTTACAATCTTTAAAATTTATTCTGGATGCCGCAGATAATCATGTAAAAAATGCGCACAAGCCATTGACAAACTCCCAAAAAGATAATATACTTCAAATAGAAAGTGAAGTATTGAATTATTTAGGGTTTGTTTCGGGATCTCTCCATTCACATGAATATGATGAACTGGGTAGTATAAAATCAAATAAAAGGACCATTTTTGACCATATTGAAACTTCCCTATCCTATCAGGTAGAAGGAATTTCAAAAAAAGAATACGGTTTCAAAAATACAGATATAGTATTGAGCATTTTGTTGGAAACTAAAGATCTGGTGGCTATTGCAGTAAGATTCTCAAAATTACTTCACCGGATTACGAAAGGCGAAAGTCCCCTTGGTAACAGATAA
- a CDS encoding IS1634 family transposase: MKIRIVKTASNAKAVQIVRYQNNRRIILHHIGSAHNEIELDELMTIANEWIKDASKQLSVFPDESPNKLLHLNHCTFIGVQYHFFYQQINTIQDKLGFVGLPALLNDLVTMRIFEPASKLRSLELMEHFFGIKHSRKSYYKIAPQCIDLKEKVETKVVDFAKEHYSFNYDIVFYDVTTLYFETFAEDELRKNGFSKDNKSQQPQILIALMVTQEGFPIAYEIFSGNTFEGHTIVPVIKDFIKRNNVESFTVVADAAMISSENIAHLIQNNINYIVGARLGNLSVKLLETIDQQIVRQDGKSIRIKTELGCLICSYSSVRYRKDLYEMNKQIEKAKQVIELPSKRRKQKFTKTNDQKMELNEDLIEKTKKLLGIKGYYTNLEETKVGNETIIERYHELYRIEQAFRVTKSDLQTGPIFHFKEQPIKLHILICFMALVISKHIELKTGVSIRKFLDESKRIVDGQILNHITNKTVIVKAEQTPKMTRLIAKLFPPH, from the coding sequence GTGAAAATCAGGATAGTCAAAACCGCATCAAATGCCAAAGCGGTTCAAATAGTACGGTATCAAAACAACAGGCGAATCATTTTACACCATATTGGCTCGGCTCATAACGAAATCGAACTAGATGAACTTATGACTATAGCTAATGAATGGATCAAAGACGCTTCAAAGCAGTTATCTGTTTTTCCCGATGAAAGCCCAAACAAACTACTTCATCTCAATCATTGTACATTTATCGGGGTGCAATACCATTTTTTCTACCAACAGATAAATACTATACAGGATAAATTGGGGTTTGTTGGGTTGCCGGCATTATTGAATGATTTGGTAACAATGAGGATATTTGAACCAGCATCTAAACTTCGTTCCTTAGAATTGATGGAACATTTTTTTGGCATAAAACATAGTCGTAAGAGTTATTACAAGATTGCTCCACAATGTATTGACTTAAAAGAAAAGGTAGAGACGAAAGTAGTAGATTTTGCAAAGGAGCATTATTCGTTCAATTATGATATTGTTTTTTACGATGTGACAACACTTTACTTTGAGACCTTTGCAGAAGACGAATTACGAAAGAACGGCTTTTCTAAAGACAATAAATCGCAGCAACCACAAATATTAATAGCGCTGATGGTTACCCAGGAAGGTTTTCCGATTGCTTATGAAATCTTCAGTGGCAACACGTTTGAAGGACATACGATTGTTCCTGTCATCAAAGATTTTATCAAAAGAAATAATGTGGAATCATTTACGGTAGTGGCAGATGCGGCAATGATTAGTTCAGAAAATATTGCACACTTAATCCAAAACAATATCAACTATATTGTAGGAGCACGATTGGGCAACCTTTCAGTAAAGCTGCTCGAAACTATAGACCAACAAATCGTCAGGCAAGATGGTAAAAGTATCAGAATTAAGACGGAATTAGGTTGTTTGATTTGTAGTTATTCTTCTGTGCGATACCGCAAAGATTTATATGAGATGAACAAACAAATAGAGAAAGCAAAACAGGTAATTGAATTACCATCAAAGAGAAGAAAACAAAAATTTACCAAGACCAATGACCAGAAAATGGAACTTAACGAAGACCTAATCGAAAAAACAAAGAAGCTGCTTGGGATCAAAGGCTACTATACCAATTTAGAAGAAACAAAAGTGGGCAATGAAACCATCATTGAGCGTTATCACGAGCTGTACAGAATAGAACAGGCTTTTCGAGTAACCAAAAGTGACTTGCAAACCGGACCAATATTCCATTTTAAGGAACAGCCTATAAAGCTGCACATTCTGATATGTTTTATGGCTTTAGTGATCTCCAAACACATCGAACTAAAGACAGGTGTGTCGATAAGAAAGTTCCTGGACGAATCAAAAAGAATAGTTGATGGACAAATCCTAAATCATATAACCAATAAAACCGTCATCGTTAAGGCTGAGCAGACTCCAAAAATGACCAGGCTAATCGCCAAATTATTCCCACCGCACTAA
- a CDS encoding DNA alkylation repair protein, which translates to MNNTEKSDLFSVISDWCNSNANPKDAAAMSAYMKDLFIFFGIKSPARKKFVYELKKELKETDSKQMWNLVFKLWNQPQREFHYIAMEILVLRSSTLDIDDIPSLEKLLISDSWWDTVDLLASSCIGNILKKYPDSQKYYSGKWMSSGNLWLQRTSIIFQLKYGKNTDSELLYSNILELEDSKEFFIRKASGWALRQYSKYNPESVLQFVNANPRLSGLTKREALKYIIHDF; encoded by the coding sequence ATGAACAATACCGAAAAAAGTGATTTGTTTTCTGTCATTTCAGACTGGTGCAATTCAAATGCCAATCCTAAGGATGCAGCAGCCATGTCGGCATACATGAAAGACTTATTTATCTTTTTTGGTATCAAGTCACCTGCCAGAAAAAAATTTGTCTATGAACTAAAAAAGGAGCTAAAAGAAACCGATTCAAAACAAATGTGGAATTTGGTTTTTAAATTGTGGAATCAACCACAAAGAGAATTTCATTATATCGCAATGGAAATTCTTGTTCTTAGATCGTCCACTTTAGATATTGATGATATTCCAAGCCTCGAGAAACTACTAATATCCGATTCCTGGTGGGATACAGTCGATTTATTGGCTTCATCCTGTATAGGAAATATTTTAAAAAAGTACCCGGATTCTCAAAAATATTATTCCGGAAAATGGATGTCATCCGGTAACTTGTGGCTACAACGGACATCAATCATCTTTCAGCTGAAATACGGAAAAAACACAGATTCAGAATTATTGTACAGCAATATATTGGAATTGGAAGATTCAAAGGAGTTCTTTATTAGGAAAGCTTCCGGTTGGGCTTTAAGGCAATATAGTAAGTACAATCCTGAAAGCGTCCTGCAATTTGTAAATGCGAATCCCCGGCTTTCGGGCTTGACAAAGAGAGAAGCATTAAAATATATCATTCATGACTTTTAA
- a CDS encoding UbiA family prenyltransferase — MKHYLSLVKFSHTVFALPFALIGYFLGIAHVGVNFDVILLIKVILCMVFARSAAMAFNRWMDRDIDKDNPRTSVREIPSGILSANRVLLFVILNSLAFVGVTFFINKICFFLSPVALLIILGYSYTKRFTALCHLILGIGLALAPVGAYLAVTGEFHYLPVLFGLAVFTWVAGFDIIYSLQDDQFDKDNQLYSIPAVFGRNRALFISRMFHLLTVLFIVLAVFNTGLLLPEMQWLQWCGTVLFVLLLIYQHQLVKPNDLSRVNLAFFTVNGIGSVIFGAFFILDIFI; from the coding sequence ATGAAACATTATCTAAGCCTGGTTAAATTCAGCCACACCGTTTTTGCATTACCTTTTGCATTAATAGGTTATTTTTTGGGAATTGCACACGTTGGGGTGAATTTTGATGTTATCCTGTTAATAAAAGTAATACTTTGCATGGTATTTGCCAGAAGTGCTGCAATGGCATTCAACAGGTGGATGGATCGGGATATTGATAAAGACAACCCACGTACTTCAGTCAGAGAAATTCCTTCCGGAATATTATCTGCCAATAGAGTCTTATTATTCGTCATCCTCAACAGCCTTGCATTTGTTGGGGTCACTTTCTTTATCAATAAAATTTGTTTCTTTTTGAGTCCGGTAGCGCTATTAATAATATTAGGATATTCTTACACCAAAAGATTTACAGCACTGTGTCACTTAATATTAGGAATCGGACTTGCTTTGGCCCCAGTTGGGGCATATTTGGCTGTTACGGGCGAGTTTCATTATTTACCTGTGTTATTTGGTCTTGCTGTATTTACTTGGGTTGCAGGCTTTGATATCATATATTCTTTACAGGATGATCAGTTTGATAAGGACAACCAACTTTATTCAATACCTGCTGTTTTTGGCAGAAATCGGGCATTGTTTATTTCCAGGATGTTCCATTTACTGACTGTTTTGTTTATAGTTCTTGCTGTGTTTAATACTGGATTGTTGTTACCTGAAATGCAGTGGTTGCAATGGTGCGGTACCGTCTTATTTGTGTTACTCCTGATTTATCAGCATCAATTGGTTAAGCCCAATGACTTGTCACGGGTCAATCTTGCTTTTTTTACAGTCAATGGTATAGGGAGCGTTATATTTGGGGCTTTCTTTATTCTCGATATTTTTATTTAA
- a CDS encoding DUF1573 domain-containing protein gives MTLNADGTPATAEQPYVPTGPLTAIKFDNDTYDWGKVMDGESVTHIFKFTNTGKEPLIINNAKGSCGCTVPEWPKEPIAPGKTGEIKVVFDSKGKGAVGGKDDSKRVTITANTDPVDTYLTIKGKIDKKEEAQ, from the coding sequence ATGACATTGAATGCTGATGGTACACCTGCTACAGCAGAACAACCTTATGTACCAACAGGTCCATTGACAGCCATCAAATTTGATAACGATACTTACGACTGGGGTAAAGTTATGGATGGAGAGTCAGTAACACACATTTTCAAATTTACAAATACAGGTAAAGAACCATTAATTATCAACAATGCAAAAGGTTCTTGCGGTTGTACTGTTCCTGAGTGGCCAAAAGAGCCAATTGCACCAGGCAAAACAGGCGAAATCAAAGTTGTTTTTGATTCTAAAGGAAAAGGTGCAGTAGGTGGTAAAGATGACTCAAAAAGAGTTACCATTACAGCAAATACCGACCCTGTTGACACTTATTTGACTATCAAAGGTAAAATTGACAAAAAAGAAGAAGCTCAATAA
- a CDS encoding DNA polymerase/3'-5' exonuclease PolX, protein MNNKLIASRFDMLAKLMELHDENPFKIRSYANAYLSLRKLEGDLSKLSKKVISEIPGVGSAIADKIAELLETGEMQTLNKYLDMTPVGVQQMLNIRGIGPKKVKQIWKELGIESVGELLYACNENRLLEVKGFGLKSQDDIKGKIEYFMDSQGKFLFAHLENTAIKLEEALRISLSQELTSLTGGIRRKMPEVKGIELITTATLEQINQTGLLTTDENNETTYLGYPVFIKFCDKKNYFAELFRSSASDEFLKELAFKNDSYHSEEEIFAENNMNFVVPEFRELSSTVLLARMDSMSNLLEMEDIRGIVHNHSTYSDGLHSLKSMADYVYQYGYEYFVISDHSKSAFYANGLNEERVFMQFREIDDLNGQFDNFKIYKGIESDILSDGSLDYSDDILAQFDLVVASIHSNLNMDKDKATARIIKAVENKYTRILGHPTGRLLLAREGYPLDFKKVIDACAANNVVIELNANPQRLDLDWRWIGYVQEKNVMIAVNPDAHSMESIHYIRYGVNAARKGGLTKNQCLNVLNRQEFDLWLESGK, encoded by the coding sequence ATGAATAATAAATTAATTGCTTCAAGATTTGATATGCTTGCCAAATTAATGGAGCTCCACGATGAAAACCCCTTTAAAATCAGATCTTATGCCAATGCTTATCTGAGTCTTAGAAAACTGGAAGGTGATCTTTCAAAACTCAGTAAAAAAGTCATTTCTGAAATTCCGGGCGTAGGAAGCGCTATTGCTGATAAAATTGCTGAGTTACTTGAAACCGGAGAAATGCAGACATTGAATAAGTATCTGGATATGACACCCGTAGGAGTACAGCAGATGTTGAATATACGAGGTATAGGTCCCAAAAAAGTAAAACAAATCTGGAAAGAATTGGGAATAGAATCCGTTGGTGAACTTCTTTACGCCTGCAATGAAAATCGACTTCTGGAAGTCAAAGGATTCGGTCTTAAATCACAGGATGACATAAAAGGGAAAATTGAATATTTCATGGATTCTCAGGGCAAATTTTTGTTTGCTCACTTAGAAAATACCGCAATCAAATTAGAAGAAGCGCTGAGAATAAGTTTATCTCAAGAGTTGACATCTTTGACAGGAGGGATCAGAAGGAAGATGCCGGAGGTAAAAGGAATAGAATTAATCACTACTGCAACGCTTGAACAAATCAATCAAACCGGATTACTCACAACAGACGAAAATAATGAAACAACTTATCTGGGATATCCTGTTTTTATAAAGTTTTGTGACAAAAAAAATTATTTCGCTGAATTGTTTCGTTCGTCTGCATCAGATGAATTTCTGAAAGAATTAGCTTTTAAAAATGATTCGTATCACAGTGAAGAAGAAATTTTTGCTGAAAATAATATGAACTTTGTTGTGCCCGAATTCAGAGAATTATCAAGCACTGTATTGCTAGCGAGAATGGATAGTATGTCAAATTTACTCGAAATGGAGGACATCAGAGGAATAGTTCACAATCACTCTACTTACAGCGATGGGTTACATTCTCTAAAGTCAATGGCCGATTATGTTTATCAGTACGGATATGAATATTTTGTCATTTCAGATCATTCCAAGTCTGCTTTTTATGCCAATGGTCTGAACGAAGAACGGGTTTTTATGCAATTCAGAGAGATTGACGATCTGAATGGACAATTTGATAATTTCAAAATTTACAAAGGAATTGAGAGCGATATTTTATCAGATGGTTCTTTGGATTATTCTGACGATATATTGGCACAGTTTGATTTGGTGGTTGCTTCCATTCACTCTAATCTCAATATGGATAAGGACAAAGCTACCGCAAGGATAATAAAAGCTGTAGAAAATAAATACACAAGAATTTTGGGACATCCTACAGGGAGACTTTTATTAGCAAGGGAAGGTTATCCATTGGATTTCAAAAAAGTTATCGACGCATGTGCAGCTAATAATGTAGTAATAGAGTTAAATGCAAATCCACAACGATTAGATCTGGACTGGAGATGGATAGGATATGTTCAGGAAAAAAATGTAATGATCGCTGTTAATCCTGATGCGCATTCCATGGAATCAATACACTACATCAGATATGGTGTAAATGCTGCAAGAAAGGGTGGGTTAACAAAAAATCAATGTTTAAACGTTTTGAACAGACAAGAATTTGACCTTTGGCTTGAATCCGGAAAGTAA
- the ubiE gene encoding bifunctional demethylmenaquinone methyltransferase/2-methoxy-6-polyprenyl-1,4-benzoquinol methylase UbiE, translating to MPDITKITPYNAPEESKKGQVTKMFDKIAPYYDTLNRVLSLGIDVWWRKVAIRKLKKYEPKIILDIATGTADLAIEAARVIKPTKITGLDISPNMLEIGRVKIDKKNLSQIIELETGDSENLRFADESYDAVMAAFGVRNFENLEKGLEEMFRVLSVGGTLMILEFSKPTMFPLKQLFNSYFKYILPVIGKIRSKDPKAYQYLYESVQAFPDYEKFAQILEKTGFKNTSYTALTAGICTIYIAKK from the coding sequence ATGCCCGATATTACTAAAATAACCCCTTATAATGCACCTGAAGAATCCAAAAAAGGACAGGTCACTAAGATGTTTGATAAAATTGCCCCTTATTATGACACTCTGAACAGAGTTTTGTCATTGGGAATAGACGTCTGGTGGAGAAAGGTAGCAATCCGAAAACTAAAAAAATATGAGCCAAAAATAATTCTGGACATCGCAACAGGTACAGCAGATCTCGCAATAGAAGCAGCCCGTGTGATCAAACCTACCAAAATAACAGGATTAGATATTTCTCCAAATATGCTGGAAATCGGGAGGGTTAAAATTGACAAAAAAAATCTTTCCCAAATTATAGAATTAGAAACAGGGGATTCAGAAAATCTCAGGTTTGCAGATGAGAGTTATGATGCAGTAATGGCAGCATTTGGTGTCAGGAATTTTGAAAATCTGGAAAAGGGACTTGAAGAAATGTTTAGAGTTTTGAGTGTGGGGGGAACACTGATGATATTGGAATTTTCAAAACCTACAATGTTTCCGTTAAAGCAACTCTTCAATTCATACTTTAAATACATTTTACCCGTTATAGGTAAGATTCGATCTAAAGACCCTAAAGCTTATCAATATTTATATGAATCTGTTCAGGCATTTCCGGATTATGAAAAATTTGCACAAATACTTGAAAAAACAGGATTTAAAAACACAAGCTATACCGCTTTAACTGCAGGAATATGTACTATTTATATTGCAAAAAAATAA
- a CDS encoding PorT family protein has translation MSLLCALKLTSQIGARDNYNYRDFQKKPYYFGINIGFNNSGYKIGQSGFFINNDSIRVTEGKSEIGLNMHMITNLKLGDYFDFRFLPGFSFAQRGFEFTQVEGGSVVTRNIESVFFEMPFHIRFKSEPYKDKRMFLVAGLKYSYDVQTNSKSRKSLIKISPHDFQYEIGFGLQMFYPYFIFSPEIKFSRGLGNLLIYEKNRNEARVLENVVSQIFTISFNFEG, from the coding sequence ATATCTCTCCTTTGTGCCTTAAAACTGACCTCACAGATCGGAGCGAGAGATAATTATAATTACAGGGATTTCCAGAAAAAGCCATATTATTTTGGTATCAACATAGGATTTAATAATTCAGGATATAAAATCGGTCAATCGGGCTTTTTTATCAACAATGACAGTATCAGGGTGACGGAAGGAAAATCAGAGATTGGTCTGAATATGCATATGATTACCAATCTTAAACTGGGAGATTATTTTGACTTTCGGTTTTTACCGGGCTTTTCTTTTGCTCAGCGAGGTTTTGAATTTACACAGGTAGAAGGAGGTAGTGTCGTGACCCGAAATATAGAATCTGTTTTTTTTGAGATGCCCTTTCACATCAGATTTAAATCAGAGCCGTATAAAGATAAAAGAATGTTTCTGGTCGCCGGATTGAAATACAGTTATGATGTTCAGACAAATTCAAAATCAAGAAAGTCTCTTATCAAAATTTCACCACATGATTTCCAGTATGAGATCGGATTTGGATTACAAATGTTCTATCCTTACTTTATTTTTTCTCCGGAAATTAAATTTTCAAGAGGTCTGGGTAACCTACTTATTTATGAAAAAAACAGAAATGAAGCGAGAGTTTTAGAAAATGTAGTTTCACAGATATTCACTATTTCTTTCAACTTTGAAGGATAA
- a CDS encoding MarR family transcriptional regulator: protein MEINKEINQTHFKNNFFKAYINLIYTSNYFRDSFNKVFSKYKITGQHYNVLRIVKGNCPQASNPGKIKEVMLDKGADLTRLLDKLEKFGWIVRESCPENRRMMNIYVSEAGLVVINDIDEELSALAENLKSLEEEEYGQISDLLDKMRG, encoded by the coding sequence GTGGAGATAAATAAAGAAATAAACCAAACGCATTTTAAAAACAATTTTTTTAAGGCTTATATCAATCTGATTTATACGTCTAATTATTTCAGAGACAGCTTCAACAAAGTATTTTCAAAATACAAAATTACGGGCCAGCACTATAATGTGCTCAGAATAGTAAAGGGCAACTGTCCCCAGGCTTCCAATCCCGGCAAAATCAAAGAAGTCATGTTGGATAAAGGTGCTGACCTGACCAGACTTTTGGACAAACTTGAAAAATTTGGTTGGATCGTTAGAGAGTCTTGTCCTGAAAACAGAAGGATGATGAATATTTATGTCTCTGAAGCCGGACTTGTTGTCATTAATGATATTGACGAAGAACTTTCGGCTTTGGCAGAAAACCTGAAATCACTGGAAGAAGAAGAATACGGACAAATCAGTGATTTACTTGATAAAATGAGAGGTTGA